The following proteins are co-located in the Polyangia bacterium genome:
- a CDS encoding DUF882 domain-containing protein yields MSPAGLIRRLIPLMVVAAVAAGFGPARAASAARSVRPKRPRTTTVELFQVNRHETMQLKLRDERGRTVRGPQKRFDRFLRCHYTNQQHAMNPRLMTLLYSTGRHWPGHRLEVVSGYRHPSVAKNPRSPHMKGLACDFRVVGVSNTQLRDYLRSTYQKVGVGYYPNSSFVHLDVRKDRSAFWIDYSGPGERAIYSENPNQDLKSGRAENYHPTKIDEAWLNEEPPDNDHSPAPGAVVPSAEPTGQPAAPPRNDRPSAGEPSE; encoded by the coding sequence GTGTCACCGGCTGGTCTGATTCGCCGCCTTATCCCATTGATGGTCGTCGCAGCGGTGGCCGCTGGGTTCGGGCCTGCGCGCGCCGCCAGCGCCGCACGCAGCGTCCGCCCGAAGCGACCGCGCACCACCACGGTCGAACTTTTTCAGGTGAACCGCCACGAGACGATGCAACTCAAGCTGCGCGACGAACGCGGCCGCACCGTTCGCGGCCCGCAGAAACGCTTCGATCGGTTCTTGCGCTGCCATTACACCAACCAGCAGCACGCCATGAACCCGCGCCTCATGACCTTGCTGTACAGCACCGGTCGGCACTGGCCCGGGCACCGGCTGGAGGTGGTCTCCGGTTATCGTCACCCGTCGGTGGCCAAGAACCCTCGCAGCCCGCACATGAAGGGTCTGGCCTGCGACTTTCGCGTGGTGGGGGTGTCGAACACGCAGCTACGTGACTACCTGCGCAGCACGTACCAGAAGGTCGGCGTCGGCTACTACCCCAACTCGTCGTTCGTGCATCTCGACGTCCGCAAGGATCGCTCGGCGTTCTGGATCGACTACTCGGGGCCGGGCGAACGGGCGATCTATTCGGAGAATCCCAACCAGGATCTGAAGTCGGGCCGGGCAGAGAACTATCATCCCACCAAGATCGACGAAGCCTGGCTGAACGAAGAGCCGCCCGACAATGATCACTCGCCGGCGCCGGGGGCCGTGGTGCCGTCCGCCGAGCCCACCGGGCAACCGGCAGCGCCCCCGCGCAACGATCGGCCGTCCGCCGGCGAGCCCTCCGAGTAG
- a CDS encoding cold shock domain-containing protein: MATGKVKWFNDAKGYGFIAREDGPDVFVHHTAIQSEGFRSLSEGQTVEFDITEGPKGLQAANVRKAA, translated from the coding sequence ATGGCAACCGGCAAGGTGAAGTGGTTCAACGATGCCAAGGGGTATGGGTTCATCGCCCGGGAGGATGGTCCGGATGTTTTCGTGCATCACACGGCCATCCAGAGTGAGGGATTTCGCTCCCTGAGCGAAGGACAGACGGTGGAGTTTGACATCACGGAGGGACCGAAGGGGCTGCAGGCCGCCAACGTTCGCAAGGCGGCGTAA
- a CDS encoding thiamine phosphate synthase, producing the protein MTGAPHLYIITDRHACLGRPLPAVIAEALAGAGSAIRAGARVAVQLREKDLDARPLLTLARMLRALTADAGAELFINDRVDVALAVGADGVQLGGRSLTAADVFTVAPTLPVAVSLHRPDEVVAAKRNPNVTFGVFSPVYPTPKKTPAVGLDGPFGLRAACQAAGALPVLALGSIGPEKLPECLAAGAVGVACIRAVLSATNPNNVVSQFMISSGF; encoded by the coding sequence GTGACCGGGGCGCCCCACCTTTACATCATCACCGACCGCCACGCCTGTCTGGGCCGTCCGTTGCCGGCGGTGATCGCCGAGGCGCTGGCGGGGGCGGGCTCGGCCATCCGTGCCGGGGCGCGAGTGGCGGTGCAGCTCCGGGAAAAAGATCTGGATGCCAGGCCACTGCTGACATTGGCCCGGATGCTGCGCGCGCTGACCGCCGACGCTGGCGCCGAATTGTTCATCAACGACCGGGTCGACGTCGCGTTGGCGGTGGGCGCCGACGGCGTTCAGCTGGGCGGGCGCTCACTCACCGCTGCCGACGTCTTCACTGTCGCACCCACGCTGCCGGTGGCGGTGTCACTGCATCGCCCGGACGAAGTCGTCGCCGCCAAGCGAAACCCGAACGTGACATTCGGCGTATTCAGTCCTGTGTACCCGACACCGAAAAAAACGCCGGCTGTCGGCTTGGATGGGCCTTTCGGTTTGCGTGCCGCCTGTCAGGCCGCCGGGGCGCTGCCAGTCTTGGCGCTGGGAAGCATTGGCCCAGAAAAGCTTCCGGAATGTTTGGCCGCGGGGGCCGTCGGCGTGGCCTGCATTCGCGCGGTGCTTTCCGCTACAAACCCGAATAATGTTGTCTCCCAGTTCATGATTTCATCTGGTTTTTGA
- the thiS gene encoding sulfur carrier protein ThiS gives MNDLRVTVNGQLRTAAAGTTVAALIAEMGIDPQRVAIERNQDVVPRRTWAEAALADGDHLEIVAFVGGGSDGPARDKGADDDPLVIGGRTFHSRLLVGTGKYRSIEEGREAILRSGAEIVTVALRRVDFTPGKPNVLSSVDRARHTLLPNTAGCYTADEAVRTCRLARELGMADLVKLEVIGDQQTLFPDGPATLEAAKILVKEGFTVLPYCMDDPILAQKLEDVGCAAVMPLAAPIGSGLGIRNPYNIRIILERAKVPIIVDAGVGTASDAAVAMELGCHGVLMNTAIAGARDAVMMAEAMRDAVIAGRRAFRAGRIPRKLYANASSPLGGLIE, from the coding sequence ATGAACGACCTCCGCGTCACCGTCAACGGACAGCTTCGCACCGCCGCCGCCGGCACCACCGTGGCGGCGCTGATCGCCGAGATGGGCATCGACCCGCAGCGGGTGGCGATCGAACGCAACCAGGACGTGGTCCCACGCCGCACCTGGGCCGAGGCCGCCCTGGCCGACGGTGACCATCTGGAGATCGTTGCGTTCGTGGGCGGCGGCTCTGACGGGCCGGCGCGCGACAAGGGCGCGGACGACGACCCGCTGGTGATCGGCGGCAGAACGTTTCATTCGCGGCTGCTGGTGGGAACGGGAAAGTATCGGTCCATCGAGGAAGGGCGCGAGGCCATCCTGCGGTCGGGCGCTGAAATTGTCACGGTCGCTTTGCGACGAGTGGACTTCACGCCTGGCAAACCGAACGTGCTCTCCAGCGTCGATCGCGCTCGCCACACGCTCTTGCCCAACACCGCCGGCTGTTACACCGCCGACGAAGCCGTGCGGACCTGCCGGCTGGCGCGCGAGTTGGGGATGGCCGATCTGGTCAAGCTGGAGGTCATCGGTGATCAGCAAACCCTGTTTCCCGACGGGCCAGCCACCCTGGAAGCGGCGAAGATCCTGGTCAAGGAAGGGTTCACGGTCCTGCCTTACTGCATGGACGATCCAATCCTGGCGCAGAAGCTGGAAGACGTCGGCTGCGCGGCGGTGATGCCGCTGGCGGCGCCGATCGGATCGGGCCTGGGCATCCGCAACCCGTACAACATCCGCATCATCCTGGAACGGGCGAAGGTCCCGATCATCGTCGACGCGGGCGTGGGCACAGCGTCCGACGCAGCGGTGGCGATGGAGCTGGGCTGCCACGGCGTGCTGATGAACACCGCCATCGCTGGCGCGCGCGATGCCGTGATGATGGCCGAAGCGATGCGCGATGCGGTCATCGCCGGGCGCAGGGCGTTTCGGGCAGGACGGATTCCCCGCAAGCTGTACGCGAACGCCTCGTCGCCCCTGGGCGGGCTGATCGAGTGA
- the nrdR gene encoding transcriptional regulator NrdR, translating into MKCPFCGALEDKVVDTRPSDNDQVIRRRRECIGCSRRFTTYERIDEILPLVIKKDDRREPFDRTKILSGLKKACSKRPVALETLEAAVDKIERTLEESGEKEIISSRIGDAVMAALRDIDEVAYVRFASVYRSFRDVNELMTELKSLVETKGGSRR; encoded by the coding sequence ATGAAGTGCCCATTCTGCGGCGCCCTGGAAGACAAGGTCGTCGACACGCGCCCGTCGGACAACGACCAGGTGATCCGGCGCCGCCGCGAGTGCATCGGCTGCAGCCGGCGCTTCACCACCTATGAACGCATCGACGAGATCCTGCCCCTGGTGATCAAGAAGGACGATCGCCGCGAGCCGTTCGATCGGACGAAGATCCTGAGTGGGCTGAAGAAGGCGTGTTCGAAGCGGCCCGTGGCGCTGGAGACGCTGGAAGCGGCGGTCGACAAGATCGAACGCACCTTGGAGGAGTCAGGCGAAAAAGAGATTATTTCGTCGCGCATCGGCGACGCAGTGATGGCGGCCCTGCGCGATATCGACGAGGTGGCCTACGTGCGCTTCGCCTCGGTCTATCGATCGTTCCGCGACGTCAACGAACTGATGACCGAGTTGAAAAGCCTGGTCGAGACCAAAGGCGGGAGCCGGCGGTGA
- the ribD gene encoding bifunctional diaminohydroxyphosphoribosylaminopyrimidine deaminase/5-amino-6-(5-phosphoribosylamino)uracil reductase RibD, whose translation MTGGRRPGPRPPADVADQRFMRRALALAERGRGSTRPNPVVGALIVRAGRVLAQGYHRRAGAPHAEIEALTALRRAGGDARGATLYVNLEPCCHIGRTGPCSEAIIAAGFARVVVACRDPNPQVDGRGLGALRRAGISVDVGCLAAEALAANRAFFVWITRRRPLVTLKAAATLDGFIAPRARPERRAPVWITGDDARQLAHQLRGQHDAVLVGAGTVAADDPLLTVRLPARKRTLQAQPLRVVVDGRLRTSPRARVLAGNAAGATTLVVGAVGAPPARARRLARAGATVALLPARAGRVPLLALLRWLAARDIQSVLVEGGADVLGAFIDARLVDRVAIFIAPRLLGGGIPLAAGAGAAVADSLRLGPIAVRSVGDDLLLTADVLPRAPGGR comes from the coding sequence GTGACCGGCGGGCGCCGGCCCGGGCCGCGTCCGCCGGCGGACGTGGCCGACCAGCGGTTCATGCGCCGGGCGCTGGCCCTGGCCGAACGGGGGCGGGGCAGCACGCGGCCGAACCCTGTGGTGGGCGCGCTGATCGTGCGCGCCGGGCGCGTGCTGGCGCAGGGCTATCATCGTCGGGCCGGCGCCCCGCACGCCGAGATCGAAGCGCTGACGGCGTTACGGCGCGCGGGCGGCGACGCGCGCGGCGCCACGCTGTACGTGAACCTTGAACCGTGCTGCCACATCGGCCGCACTGGCCCCTGCAGCGAAGCGATCATCGCCGCAGGATTCGCCCGCGTCGTCGTCGCCTGCCGCGATCCCAATCCGCAGGTCGACGGGCGCGGCTTGGGGGCGTTGCGCCGGGCCGGCATCAGCGTCGACGTCGGTTGCCTGGCGGCGGAGGCGCTGGCCGCCAATCGGGCGTTCTTCGTGTGGATCACCCGCCGCCGACCGCTGGTCACTCTGAAGGCGGCGGCGACCCTGGACGGTTTCATCGCGCCGCGGGCGCGGCCCGAACGGCGGGCGCCAGTTTGGATCACCGGCGACGACGCGCGACAGCTCGCCCATCAATTGCGCGGTCAGCATGATGCGGTGCTGGTCGGCGCGGGCACGGTGGCGGCGGACGATCCGTTGCTGACCGTGCGCCTGCCGGCTCGCAAACGAACGTTGCAGGCCCAGCCTCTGCGCGTCGTCGTCGACGGGCGGCTGCGTACGTCGCCGCGGGCGCGGGTGCTGGCTGGCAACGCCGCGGGCGCGACCACGCTGGTGGTGGGCGCAGTGGGCGCGCCGCCGGCGCGGGCGCGAAGGTTGGCGCGCGCCGGGGCAACCGTGGCGCTGCTGCCGGCGCGCGCCGGTCGCGTGCCCTTGCTGGCTCTTTTGCGCTGGCTGGCCGCGCGCGACATTCAATCCGTCCTGGTGGAGGGCGGCGCCGACGTGCTGGGCGCCTTCATCGACGCCCGCCTGGTCGATCGGGTGGCGATTTTCATCGCGCCGCGCCTCCTGGGCGGAGGCATTCCGCTGGCGGCGGGCGCGGGCGCGGCGGTCGCCGACAGCCTGCGCCTGGGGCCGATCGCGGTGCGCTCCGTCGGAGACGATCTCTTACTGACCGCCGACGTCCTCCCGCGCGCCCCAGGCGGACGGTAG